GACAAAGAAAGAAAAGTAAAAATTTATTTAGGTTTATTTACCCTCATCCTACTCATTCCATCCATCTTCACTGCCTATCAAATTGTTAGGACTTCCTACTTTAAAGGAAAAGCAGAAGAATTCATTCGTAATGAAATCATGGTTGATCACCGGCGCGTTTTGGAAAAAGAAATTATATACAAGAAAGATCCGACCATTGAACTCACCATCATTGGCCCCAAAATCGATGAGACCCAAGAAAAAGAATTACAAAAGAAATTAAAATACTATAATCTAACAAATACAAAACTTGTCCTACACCAAGACATATCCACGACAAATGTAGATAAATTAAAATTTGAAATCCTTTCCGAAGTCTACAAAAAACAAATGGATTTCGGCCAAGGGAATACGGAGATGATCTCAAAAGAGATTCAGATTTTTTTCCCGAGTCTAATTTCTGCTAGTTTTACAAAAACCAAAAAGTTCGATATGAATCAAAACTCATACGTGGATATAAATCTTTTTGATTCGGAATGGACAAAACTCCCCACCTCAAAAGAAAAAACTCAATTGGAAAGGTACATTCAACTACGAACGGGAGAGAAACAAATTGAATTGATTACGAGAGAAGTTTCCAAAAACTAAATTCGATATTAAACAATTTGTCAAATCAGTGTTTGTATTGTGAGTGTATCTAAACTAAAGCGGCTTGTTTTAAAAAGTCTTTGAACGTATCGATGTCTTTTGTGAAAAATACTGGTTTGGGTGCTTTTGTTTCCTTTAATAGAAAAACAATCCCTTGGTTGTGGAGAACCACTTGTTCTAATTCTTCTGGTGTGTATGTATAAGTAACGTTTCCGGAATGAAACAAAAACTTCCCATTTTCTTCGCGTAATGATCCTGAGCCAATCCGTTTGAAATTCTTTAGTCCATCTTCCATCACATCGATGTCCGTTGACTCTTCACCAAACGTCAGTTTACCGGAATAATCCAAAAACAAAGTTCCCTCAATTTGGAACCTGCTTTCTTTCGGAGGCGGTGGTTCCTGTTCCAAATTTCCATCCCCAGTGGGAAGTAAAACTTCAGATTTTTGGACTACCGAAGGAGTGACCTCTTCAGGCAAAGAATAGGAAAGATGTCTGTCATCGGAAATCGCTCGTTCCCTTCGGATCCTTTCATCCAATTGCGGTGAAACAGAGGGTGCAGAAGGCATTCGATATTGACCCGAATTTTGGGGTTTCCGTGTCGGGTAGGCTGCGGGTTTGGATTTTTGCGGGGATAGGGCTACGTATAAAAAACATAGGACACCCACAAAGATCATAGCAAAGGCAGCAAACAACATACTACCTATATTATCTTGCCAAACGACGATTCCCTTGATCACATTTTTTCTTTACAAGGGCTTCGGAAACGGAAACGCTTCCTTTATGTTCGAAGAAGAACCCTCTACCCTCAAAGAAAAAATCTATCGTGCGATTATTGCTGTCTTTTTATTCATTTTAGTCGGAACCCTGATCATCACCTTTTTGCCTGGGGACGCCGAACAAAGCCTTGTGGGCGCCATCACAGGCCAAAATTCTACCAAAGCAGGGACAATTGCTGGCCGAAGCATCCCGGTAGACTACTTCAATGCTGCTAAACGTGATTGTTATTACCGGTACCAACAATACGGCAGAGAAACGGCGCAAAATCCCGAACTTTTGAATTCTTGTGCTTTCTCCACGGTTAAGGAAATCTTTATCGCCAATGACATTGCCACTGCTGTGGGTTTCCAAGTATCGGAAATCAGCATCAAACGTGAGATGTCCAAACAAGCAAGAGAAGTTCATAAAGAATCGGTTTCTCAAGCTGGGTACGGAGAAGAAGATTCTCGTTCCCTCTCCGAAATTTACCAACAAATTTACCGTTCTGCTCCAATGAATTACCGCATTGATACGGCTACGGGATATGCACTCTATCCAAACTTTCTAGAACAACCACTGGCTCCAACAGAGAATGAAGCAGAGTTAGAAGACGAAGCCAAACGTGCCAAAATCTCTTTCCGAGTGGTTGCGATATCCGAAGTCAACCTTTTGAATGCAGTAGAATCTAAGATCAAAATTACTGACGAAGAACTTACCAAAGAATATGAGAAGGAAAAAAAGGATGGTTCTCTTTCCAAAGATCCTTCTGGAAACTTTGTTAGTTTTGAATCAAGAAAACCTCTCCTACTTTCCAAAATGAAATTTGATCGCAAAAGAAAAGAAGTAGAGGCTTGGAAAGGACGAATCGCCGCTAAAACTTCCGAACCGAATGCTCTGGAAGCCATTGCGACAGAAACCCTCCAACCCATTGAGACCGTATCTAATGTTTCTTTGTCTGACTTAAAACTGGTAACTTCCAATCGTGGCAATAGCTACCGTTTGGCGAACTCTGCAAAATTTTGGGAAACCCTCGCAAATGATCCTTTTGGCAAAAAAACGGTAGTAGGCCCTTTCTCTGACAATGACAAACAGGTCTATGTGGAATTTGGAGACCTAACTTACGGACAAACCACAGCCAAAAAACCAGCGGATCAGGCTGCAGATTTTTTGAAACAAAGGCAACTTCTTAGCTTTTTTCTTGAAATAAACCAGTCCATAGCAGCAGAATACAACGTAGAGAAAAAAGGCCTTCTCTCTTTAGAATAAATGCAAATTAAAGCCGACTTCATCAACCCGTTCCTGGAAGCAGCCACCATCGTTTTTCGCGATGTGTTACAACAGGATCTCATCCGAGGCAAAATCGGAATCAAGGATTCTCCTGCACCGAGCCATGAAATTGCAATCATCATCGGTGTGGTGGGTTCATTCAGTGGTGAAGTCGTTTATAGTATGAATCTAGATGCGGCGTACAAAGTGTCCCGGAAACTAGTTCCTGGTCTTTCTGATGAAGACGTAAAAAACGAATACAAAGACATCCTCGGTGAGATTGCCAACATGACTACCGGTAATGCTATGAACATTTTTACCTCTGCAGGCCAATCGGTAGAAATTACAACACCTAACATCCAAGAAACAAACAACACTTCCGTTCGGTTCAACAAAAAACCAACACTCTCCATCAACTTATATTCTAAGTTTGGAAGAATTGAAGTAAACGTCGCAATCGCTTAAAATATATTTTTTAAATCGAAGAACCTAAAACCCGCAGTCGATCGCGGGTTTCTTTTCTAAAATCATATCCAGGCACGGGATTTTTTCCTTCCACTCCATTCATATAGAGTTGGTAGTATTTTAAAGCACGTTCCAAGTCTCTTTCCTCCCAACTACTTTCATACACTTTTCCCAAGTAATGATGAGCTGGAAGGAACTCTGAGGATTCTTTAAAATTTTTGATGATATTCACCAATTGGTGTGCCGCCGAACGAAATTCCTTTTTACGAATGAGAAGAATTGCCATCGCATAATGCGACCTAGGTGTGAGTTCAGGATGTTTTGGAAATTCAGTCACAAGTTTTAAATATTCTTTATATGCCTTTTCTTCTGAATCGGAATTTCCGATGCGATCCAAAGAACGTGCCAGTTCAAATTGTGTTTTGATTTTAAGGTCGGGGTCTTCTTGTTTTTCGACAAGACCCGAAGATTCTTTGTCCTTTCCATCCAAACCGAAAAGATTTGTGTTTTCCACTCTGGAAAACTTTGCCGCATCCCCTTCTTTGCCATAGGAATCAGCAAACTCGGATTCGGCGGACTTCTTTTGGTCTCTTGTCAAATAGGCCTTTCCTTTTTGGAAAGACGCCTGGGAAGGATCGATCACTTCCTTCTTTTTTTTCTTTTTATCTGCTGGTTTTGACTTTGTTGTAACGGACGCTTGATTTTCTACAACGGCAACATTTGAACCTGACTCGGCGTTGTTTGGATTGGAAACAGAAGTAAGTGTTTTAGAATTTGTGTTGGAACCCGAATCATCACTAGATAACCCATTGGAATTGTTCGTTACAGAATTTTCTTTTTTATCGGTACCGGAGTCTTGGTTCCAAGTTTCGGGAAAGGGTAAAAATAATTCTGTCGTTTCAGCCTGAATTTTAGAAGTGGCGCTAACAATCATGAGTAAAAAGAATAAAGAAATTCTCAAGAACAGCTCCAAACAAAAATACAAAACCTTCATCGTAGATTTTTTGGAATTCGTTCCAAACTTCTAGGTTTTCCAAGACCTTCATTCGATTCAGGTGGTTTTGGTAACTTTAAAGTTTCCAAATTCTTTTCTTCGTTTTTTGCCTTCACTTTTTTTTCTAAATCCGAAACCCGATCGAGCATCCTTTGCATACGAAGGTCTGACTCAGAATCGGAACCAGTGGCAGACTTTGAATCCTCTTTGGGTTGCATCGGTTGGACATCAATAGGAGCGGGAATCAAACCATCACCTGACGGAGTGTAGATGGGAGGAACCGATGTATCTTCTGCCTTTCTATTTCTGAAGTCGTATTCTTTTCCTAAAAAATCTTGTTCTTCAGGAATTGTATCGTGACTGTACCCATTGGATTCCCTTTCACTGATAAAATCAAATTGCATCCTACGGTTGGATTCGTATTTTAAATCTTCAGGATCGGACATACGAACATCTTTCCGTTTCCGATTGTAATCCCTTTCAATTTCCAAAAGAAACAAACTTCTTGTATCTTGAGCCAGTTGCATCCCTTGTGGTTTGGCATTTTCCCAACCATTGGTCCAACCCACATAAATCGCCATAATGAGAAAAAATACAAAGAGTGAGATGGCGATTTTTTTGAGTAGGTCTTGGACTTGCGATGGAATTTTGTCTACGAGTCCATCCACAGCTCCCATCATCTTTTGGGTGTCTACATTGACTTTGGGTATATTTATATTTTTAATGTCCACTGGTTACTCTTCCGAAATTTTAAAGACTACCCTTCGGTTTGTCCCGCGACCTTCTTCGGTCTGATTGTCCGCTAATGGAACCGAGGGCCCATGTCCCATCACAGCAATCCGTGATTCTTCTATTTTATGTTTAGACTTTAAATAATTAGCAACCGAATTTGCTCTTTCCAGAGACAACTTTTGGTTGGCCGATTTGGTTCCCACATTGTCTGTGTGACCTTCAATTAAGATTTTCAAATTGGCCGATTTCCGTAAAATCCCTGCCAATCTGTCTAGTTCTGGTTCGGATTCTTTGGTGAGTTCGGCAGAACGGAAGGCAAAAAACAAATTGTTCATCACAATTTGGTTTCCTTTTTTCAATTTGGGCAGAACAAGGAGGACTGTTTTTTCTTTGTCTTCTTTTTCTTTTCCCACCAAATTGAGGTTTTGTGAGACAGGAAGGTATCCTTCTTTTTCTCCATAAAAGCCG
This sequence is a window from Leptospira kanakyensis. Protein-coding genes within it:
- a CDS encoding LIC_11490 family protein, whose amino-acid sequence is MIKGIVVWQDNIGSMLFAAFAMIFVGVLCFLYVALSPQKSKPAAYPTRKPQNSGQYRMPSAPSVSPQLDERIRRERAISDDRHLSYSLPEEVTPSVVQKSEVLLPTGDGNLEQEPPPPKESRFQIEGTLFLDYSGKLTFGEESTDIDVMEDGLKNFKRIGSGSLREENGKFLFHSGNVTYTYTPEELEQVVLHNQGIVFLLKETKAPKPVFFTKDIDTFKDFLKQAALV
- a CDS encoding tetratricopeptide repeat protein — encoded protein: MIVSATSKIQAETTELFLPFPETWNQDSGTDKKENSVTNNSNGLSSDDSGSNTNSKTLTSVSNPNNAESGSNVAVVENQASVTTKSKPADKKKKKKEVIDPSQASFQKGKAYLTRDQKKSAESEFADSYGKEGDAAKFSRVENTNLFGLDGKDKESSGLVEKQEDPDLKIKTQFELARSLDRIGNSDSEEKAYKEYLKLVTEFPKHPELTPRSHYAMAILLIRKKEFRSAAHQLVNIIKNFKESSEFLPAHHYLGKVYESSWEERDLERALKYYQLYMNGVEGKNPVPGYDFRKETRDRLRVLGSSI
- a CDS encoding LIC_11485 family protein — protein: MDIKNINIPKVNVDTQKMMGAVDGLVDKIPSQVQDLLKKIAISLFVFFLIMAIYVGWTNGWENAKPQGMQLAQDTRSLFLLEIERDYNRKRKDVRMSDPEDLKYESNRRMQFDFISERESNGYSHDTIPEEQDFLGKEYDFRNRKAEDTSVPPIYTPSGDGLIPAPIDVQPMQPKEDSKSATGSDSESDLRMQRMLDRVSDLEKKVKAKNEEKNLETLKLPKPPESNEGLGKPRSLERIPKNLR
- a CDS encoding chemotaxis protein CheX, translated to MQIKADFINPFLEAATIVFRDVLQQDLIRGKIGIKDSPAPSHEIAIIIGVVGSFSGEVVYSMNLDAAYKVSRKLVPGLSDEDVKNEYKDILGEIANMTTGNAMNIFTSAGQSVEITTPNIQETNNTSVRFNKKPTLSINLYSKFGRIEVNVAIA